The Desulfobacterales bacterium genome contains the following window.
AAGGTTGTGCAGGTTAAAGGTAAAAATTGTTCTGAGTTTGTGCAGTTCGAGATTTGTCTATTTGTGCAGTTTAGAGGTAAAATTTGTGCAAGCTCTAACATATATCCGCCGTAAAAAATGGTTATATTATTGCTATCACAGGTATTGTTGGCATTGGAAAAACATTGGCTGTTAGGAAAATACGAAAAGAGCTTCGAAACAAAAATGAAGTTTTAGTTTCCAGTAATATTTCCTTAGAAAAAAACCGTGTAAGTTTAGCTACATTGATAAACACCCCCATTATATGGCAGCAGGATTATTCGTTACTGGCCAGAATTACTTGTTAGCTCTTACTTAATAAATTAATGGCTTCCTCACGATCTCCATTTAAGGCTTTAGCCATGCATCAACTTTCTTCCAAAACTCCTAATAAATAAGGCAGGTTCCTACAGATCCTCTGTCTTAAATTCGCTATAACCTTCATAGAAATAACTGACATCGATGCCTTTCATAAACAGGGCGCGGTCATCAATTTGATCCGTGAGGGCTTGCCTGAGCAGCACTTTAATTTCAATGTCTTTCACTACACTGCGCTCCATGGCGGATAAATACTCTTCTTTGTCCACCAGGTTCCAGTCGATCACCTGTTTGATTTCTTTTTTAAGAATGAGATCAAGCCAGATGCGAGTGGTACGCCCGTTTCCTTCCCTAAAGGGATGGGCAATGTTCATCTCCACATATTTTTCGATAATCTGATCAAAACTGCCCTGCGGCATGGCATCAATATGCGCAAGCGATTGTTCCAGATACATCAGCGACGCAAAACGGAAATTGCCTTTGGCAATATTCACGGTGCGGATTTTACCGGCAAAATCGTAAATATCACCAAATAAATAGGCATGGATAAACGATAGACCTCTAAAGGTTCCAACCTCTACCTTTGCAATATCGCCGGAGTCAAAAAGCTGTTTGGCTTTTTGCTTGCTGATTTTTTCTTCGGCTTTGGCAAGTTCAACCTGATGGGTAATGTTGAGTTTATTTTCTAATATCATGCGCCGGATGTCATTCCTATTTTCCCATAATAAATCCTCAATTATCATCCATTAATTATAGATAGTTTTTTATCTTTTTTTAGATAGTTTTTTATCTTTTTTAGATAGTTTTTTATCTTTTTTAGATAGTTTTTTGTATCTCAAAAATATCAAATTTTTATTTTTTACTATAGACATGTCGTAACCTTTTTCTTAAAAAAATAAAAATTGGTGTCGTAACCTTGTTAAAATTTATCTAAGAAAATAAAGATAATAGAAAGAAAAAAAAGAAAAAAAATAAATTGAGTTCTGTGATTATAGAAAAAAAAGAAAAAAAATATACATGTCTGAAGTAAAACATCTTGTTTTTTTTATTAAAAAAGTATAGACGTCCTATTTTTTTATGCCTAAAAAAAAATTGGTGTCCTACCCCATAATACTATATTATATTACCTAAGACATGTCTATACTAAAACTTTAAATTTTTATAAAAAAGATACAAAAAATTCTTAAAAAATAAAGTTGAAAAGATTACTTTCCTGATTTTTTTTCCATTGTCTTCTTTACAAACTATACATATCCCTTTTTGTTTTTCGTATGCTTCTCTTTTTTTGATTTTTACATCTTCATCTTCCATCAGTTAGCAATTTCTTTTTCAAATTTTTTTGAATCCAGTTTTTGATATTTAAACTCATTATAAACCCCCCCATTCGATGCCTTTCATTTATTTGCGATACTTTGAGAAAATAATTTTTACCCAATTAATCACATTTTGAAAATACAGCCATAATTCATTAGCTGTAGATGCCTGCACTTATAATTGAACATGCCCGCACTTATCCGCATTTTTGTGCCCACATTAAATGACTCTATAAATTTCTTATGCCCACATTAAATGATTCTATAATTTTTTCATGCCCACATTAAGTGATTCTATAATTTTTTCATGCCCACATTAAGTGATTCTATAATTTTTCATGCCCACATTAAGTGATTCTATAATTTTTCATGCCCACATTAAATGACTCTATAATTTTTTGCGTTCACGCCTTAAAGCAAACCTATTTTTCTGAATTTCTTTATTAAAATCTTCAGTTTTATTAGACGACAGTTTGCCTTGAATGTAAGAACGAACATCGCTACAATTAGCATTTAAATATTCACAAAGGACAGGAATATTGTATCCTTGCCGAGCCAATTTAGGTCCGATAGCATTGATATCTGGTGAAAGCACCATTTCTATAATATCATTGTCAATAGGTTTTAACCCAGCTTCATATCCTTTTGCGAGCGCTTGTGTCAGGTAATGAGCAATTTGAAGAGGAGTAATTAATCGTTCGGAAAGAAGTTCTATAGCTTCTTTAGTAATAATGTCGTAAGGTTTTACATCAGGATTGCTACATTTATCTAATATCCATTCAATATATTGTCGTTTGTAATTACCTATTCCATTAAGGTTGAATACTTTCGCACGAGCTCCAATTTCTTCCATACTTGGATTTCTAAGGTCGTTTCCTAATTTAGGATGCCCCATGACAATAATAGCAAGTGTAGCATTAGAATCTTCCACAGTTTCTATTAAATGTTTTAGTCCTATCAATGTTTTATGGCTCAAATTGTGGGCTTCGTCTATAAAAAGGGCTATTGGTTTTTTTACTTTTTGAAGGACTTGTTTTAATATCCTTTCTTTTTTTTCAGGCTGGGTAGGTATTTTGAATCCTTTTTCCGTAGGTAAATCTGAAAACAATGCTATGTAAAGGGTGTTAATATTTACCTTTTGTTTATCAGTTGCCATGGATTTTGATACTATAACTTTATTATCTTCTTTTAATACTTGCTGCATTCGGCGCAAGGCAATTGTTTTTCCAGATCCAACAATACCTGTAAAAGCGATAATCCCACCTGAATTTATAGCTATTTTTAAGCTCAACATTATTTTATTAAAAGACTCTGTATCAAAATAATCAGCCTTATCTAAATCTTTAATCAGTCCATAATAACGCATCATTTCACCGTACATGATTAGCTCCTCTTTAGTTTTCTATGTAATTTGAAAAATAAGCACGCACTTGTGCCATAACGATATTTTTATCAAGCGTATTCGTAAGAATGCGATTTATTTCTTCCATTTGTTCCGGTATGAGTTTAGCCAAAGATATACCGATATATTGTGCAATCGCTACTTTGGCTTCAATTTTATTTTTAAAGGCCATTGTTTCAAAGTTAGCCTTTTCAAATGGAATTGAAAGAGGAGGTATATGAGATGATTCAACTAAAGACTGAGTTATTAAAGCATTCTCTCCCATTAACGCAGATTTGGTAATACTTATATTTTTAGCAAGTTCTTCAATGTAATCAGCTCTTTTTTCAGTATCATTTTTTGAGGGCTTGCGGTAGGTATTTAAAGGAATTGGACCTTCCGCCGGGTAAAATGGACCTTGTTTTTTTCCATTAAATTCTACATAAAGCTCATTATCAAAAATTCCCCATAACAAAGTGACTTCTTGACCAGCCATTTCGGTATCGAGTTGATAACGAATGCTGTTTACACGAACACAACCATCTGTTTCAACTTTACGTTCTTCAGAATCACGCGTGAAAGTACAGAAACGATCCCAACTACACATTTCCAAAAATCCAGATGGTGGTAAATTTTCCAACCAGTCTTCAATACGCGAATGATTTTCTAAACGATGAGGCATAACGTTATAACGTTGTAAATAATGTTCTAAACATGTATTTGCTTCCAATATAGTTTCCGGTTCATGAAAATGATAGAGGGGTTCGAAAGAACTTTTTACTGTTCTGAATTGTCGTTCTACTTTGCCTTTAGATCTTGTTGTAGTTCTACGTCCATCTGAACCCTTCGGCATATGTGCTCTAACTTCAACACCCAACTGGTTCATAACTCGCTTGAACACGTTACTCTTAAAAACTGGACCGCCATCCATGTAAATTATTTTTGGAATGCCCTGGAACGGAAAATTTTTACATTTTTTAGTAGCCATTGCATTAAATAAAAAACGTAAAGCTGTTAATGCATCTTCGCCATAAACGTAATGATACTCTTGATAGCAAACACCGCTACGATCATCAACTACACTTGCTAACATTAACTTTGGTTCACTGTTACTATTGATAGATATTTTTTCTCCTTTTAATTTTTTTAAATCGGAGACAGAAAAGTCGAATTGCCAACAATCATTGCTACAAACCGCTTGGAAATGCACTACAGGT
Protein-coding sequences here:
- a CDS encoding Fic family protein produces the protein MILENKLNITHQVELAKAEEKISKQKAKQLFDSGDIAKVEVGTFRGLSFIHAYLFGDIYDFAGKIRTVNIAKGNFRFASLMYLEQSLAHIDAMPQGSFDQIIEKYVEMNIAHPFREGNGRTTRIWLDLILKKEIKQVIDWNLVDKEEYLSAMERSVVKDIEIKVLLRQALTDQIDDRALFMKGIDVSYFYEGYSEFKTEDL
- a CDS encoding AAA family ATPase; the protein is MYGEMMRYYGLIKDLDKADYFDTESFNKIMLSLKIAINSGGIIAFTGIVGSGKTIALRRMQQVLKEDNKVIVSKSMATDKQKVNINTLYIALFSDLPTEKGFKIPTQPEKKERILKQVLQKVKKPIALFIDEAHNLSHKTLIGLKHLIETVEDSNATLAIIVMGHPKLGNDLRNPSMEEIGARAKVFNLNGIGNYKRQYIEWILDKCSNPDVKPYDIITKEAIELLSERLITPLQIAHYLTQALAKGYEAGLKPIDNDIIEMVLSPDINAIGPKLARQGYNIPVLCEYLNANCSDVRSYIQGKLSSNKTEDFNKEIQKNRFALRRERKKL
- a CDS encoding transposase family protein; its protein translation is MPIETLIMLQNNLDTLPIRSKTRCFLVKEIADIHGVSTSTIRRELRKHYKIQSFSRSDYNKTRVISRMEMKRYCELIAALKIRTTNKKGHHLSTKECIRLIETYGVETPEGLVKASIGMLKRTTIERYLKRWGFDAESMRIEPPVVHFQAVCSNDCWQFDFSVSDLKKLKGEKISINSNSEPKLMLASVVDDRSGVCYQEYHYVYGEDALTALRFLFNAMATKKCKNFPFQGIPKIIYMDGGPVFKSNVFKRVMNQLGVEVRAHMPKGSDGRRTTTRSKGKVERQFRTVKSSFEPLYHFHEPETILEANTCLEHYLQRYNVMPHRLENHSRIEDWLENLPPSGFLEMCSWDRFCTFTRDSEERKVETDGCVRVNSIRYQLDTEMAGQEVTLLWGIFDNELYVEFNGKKQGPFYPAEGPIPLNTYRKPSKNDTEKRADYIEELAKNISITKSALMGENALITQSLVESSHIPPLSIPFEKANFETMAFKNKIEAKVAIAQYIGISLAKLIPEQMEEINRILTNTLDKNIVMAQVRAYFSNYIEN